The DNA region GCGCCGTTCAACGTGCGCCATGAGTCACCTCTGCGTTGGTGGTGAGCCAGGCGCGCACCTCCGCCGGGTCGTAGCGCAGGAAGCGGCCGACGCGGAACGCGGTCGGACCAGTGCCCTTGTGACGCCACTGGTAGAGCGTGTTGACGGGAACGCCGAGGAAGTCGGCCACGTCCTCGACCGACAAGAGCTTCTCCATGGTGCCTCCTTGGTTGAGATCGCCGGGTGCGTGGTGGCGGGTGGCGGCGGGTTCAGATCGACGGGACATCCGGGCTCGCTCCTCGCGGTGGTGGCCGGTGGTGCAGCGCGGCCTCGAAGTCGAGGCGGTTTCTTGCGGCACCTTTCGGCGGCTTGCGTTGGATAGGTGTGGGCCGCAGGTCGCTGCGCACGATCGCCAGGAGCTCGCCCTGCACCGCCGCGGTGATGGGGACGAACTCCTGACGGCTCGGGTGGACGAGCTCGCCGGCGTCGAGGTCCAGGCGGGGGAGGTTGACGCGGTGGAAGTAGAGACGATGGGCGGCGCCGTACTCCACGAGGTTGCAGACTCGCTCGTCGATGCCCGCGCTGACGCGTTGGA from Nocardioides sambongensis includes:
- a CDS encoding helix-turn-helix transcriptional regulator, with the translated sequence MEKLLSVEDVADFLGVPVNTLYQWRHKGTGPTAFRVGRFLRYDPAEVRAWLTTNAEVTHGAR